A region of Ignavibacteriota bacterium DNA encodes the following proteins:
- a CDS encoding PspC domain-containing protein, whose protein sequence is MTKQLYRSGRNKFIGGVAGGLGEYFDVDPVIIRVIFIVSLFAWGLSLIVYIALWIFVPLSDDIEGVEFSEDVKAEVPEVEKIIYEARQNQRRIIGGSILIAFGMLFLLKRFIPQIDLSYIWPLILVGFGAYIIYKASKKNGGVL, encoded by the coding sequence ATGACAAAGCAATTATACAGGTCCGGCAGGAATAAATTCATAGGTGGTGTAGCCGGTGGATTAGGAGAGTATTTTGATGTTGACCCTGTAATTATAAGGGTTATATTTATTGTATCGTTATTTGCTTGGGGGCTTAGCCTTATTGTTTATATTGCATTATGGATTTTTGTTCCTCTTAGTGATGATATCGAAGGTGTTGAGTTCTCTGAAGATGTTAAAGCTGAAGTACCGGAAGTTGAGAAAATCATATACGAAGCGAGGCAAAATCAAAGAAGGATAATTGGCGGCTCCATATTAATAGCATTCGGAATGTTGTTTTTATTAAAAAGATTTATACCTCAAATTGATTTAAGCTACATCTGGCCCCTCATACTTGTAGGATTTGGAGCTTACATTATCTACAAAGCAAGCAAGAAAAATGGAGGTGTATTATGA
- a CDS encoding lycopene cyclase domain-containing protein has translation MEAKFTYLLLNLFTISYPLAQSFEWRLTYYKSWYALFPAMLLTGIFFIVWDVLKTWYGVWSFNPEYLIGINIINLPLEEWLFFVTVPYACVFIYEVMNYYVKKDVFGNISKQISLILGIFILVSGLLNNDKAYTFVMFSLQGIYLILMSLYFKPKWFGRFFLAYLVSLIPFGLVNGILTALPVVIYNNAENLGIRLYTIPIEDTMYSMMLMMMNIHLYEFFKSKSLKKHLRINSY, from the coding sequence ATGGAAGCTAAATTTACTTATCTATTGCTGAATTTGTTTACAATTTCATATCCATTGGCTCAGAGTTTCGAATGGAGACTGACATATTATAAAAGCTGGTATGCTCTATTTCCTGCGATGCTACTAACAGGCATTTTTTTCATTGTTTGGGATGTTCTGAAAACCTGGTATGGAGTATGGTCATTTAATCCTGAGTATTTAATCGGAATAAATATCATAAATCTTCCTTTAGAAGAATGGCTGTTTTTTGTCACAGTTCCTTATGCTTGTGTATTTATCTATGAAGTTATGAATTATTATGTAAAAAAAGATGTTTTTGGCAATATTTCAAAGCAAATTTCTTTAATTCTCGGTATTTTTATTTTAGTAAGCGGGCTTCTGAACAATGATAAGGCATATACTTTTGTTATGTTTTCGTTACAGGGAATTTATTTAATTTTGATGTCCTTATATTTCAAGCCCAAATGGTTTGGCAGGTTTTTTCTTGCCTATCTTGTATCTCTTATTCCTTTTGGATTAGTAAACGGCATCCTGACTGCTCTTCCAGTAGTAATTTACAATAATGCTGAGAATCTTGGAATCAGACTTTACACAATCCCTATCGAGGACACCATGTACAGTATGATGCTTATGATGATGAATATTCATTTATACGAATTTTTCAAAAGCAAGTCACTAAAAAAACATCTTAGAATTAATTCATATTGA
- a CDS encoding electron transfer flavoprotein subunit alpha/FixB family protein, with translation MMSKILVYLEPNKSSLKRVSYELISAASLIGDDVTGILIGGTAEQAKTAEEYGLKNAILVNFDGDSSYSSSQHASILNRVIKSKGFDTVLFSANATGLELAPRVSVGIGAGYVADVVGIKIENGEISVQKPVYAGKAIITSMFNTSNKVLSLRPNVFTSVKNPVSGMNVESINAETSTAEAKVKVTNILRNEGKLDVLEADIVVSGGRALKGPENYHLIENLASALGGAVGASRAVVDAGWRPHSEQVGQTGKTVSPTLYVACGISGAVQHLAGMSSSKIIFAVNKDKDAPIFKVADYGLVGDIFDILPKLTEKVKAIKG, from the coding sequence ATTATGAGCAAAATTTTAGTTTATCTCGAACCTAACAAAAGTTCTCTTAAAAGAGTTTCTTATGAGCTTATTTCTGCGGCATCATTAATTGGCGATGATGTTACGGGGATTTTAATCGGTGGAACTGCCGAACAAGCAAAAACAGCAGAAGAATATGGATTGAAAAATGCTATACTCGTTAATTTTGATGGTGATTCAAGTTATTCTTCATCCCAACATGCCTCCATTTTAAATCGTGTTATCAAATCAAAAGGATTCGATACAGTGCTGTTCTCAGCTAATGCGACAGGACTTGAATTAGCACCGCGAGTTTCAGTAGGTATAGGTGCAGGATATGTCGCAGATGTTGTTGGCATAAAAATTGAAAATGGGGAAATTAGTGTACAAAAGCCTGTTTACGCAGGAAAAGCAATAATTACATCTATGTTTAATACATCAAACAAAGTATTATCATTAAGACCTAACGTATTTACTTCGGTGAAAAATCCTGTTTCAGGTATGAATGTTGAAAGCATAAATGCAGAAACTTCAACTGCTGAAGCAAAAGTTAAGGTTACAAATATTCTCCGAAATGAAGGCAAGCTCGACGTTCTTGAAGCTGACATTGTAGTTTCAGGTGGTAGAGCACTCAAAGGACCTGAAAATTATCATCTGATCGAAAATCTTGCTTCTGCTCTTGGCGGTGCTGTAGGTGCTTCACGTGCAGTTGTTGATGCCGGCTGGAGACCACATTCTGAGCAGGTAGGTCAGACAGGTAAAACTGTATCTCCAACATTATATGTTGCATGCGGTATTTCCGGTGCAGTTCAGCATCTTGCAGGTATGTCAAGCTCGAAAATAATTTTTGCAGTAAATAAAGACAAAGATGCACCGATTTTCAAAGTTGCTGACTATGGTTTAGTAGGTGATATATTCGATATATTACCAAAATTAACCGAAAAAGTGAAAGCAATTAAGGGATAG
- a CDS encoding electron transfer flavoprotein subunit beta/FixA family protein, whose amino-acid sequence MNILVFVSRVPDTATKIFVGVDGKNIDSKGVKYILNPYDEFALEEGLRLREKNGGTVTAVTVGSAESSEILRTALAMGADNAVFIKGENLDSYQTAFNLAEYAKTVSYDIIFAGRQSVDFDSFQVPSMVAGLLDIPSISVVSKLEVIGNEVKAERDIEGGKEAVEATLPCLISCQKGLNEPRYPKLPDIMKAKKKPIDEIDAKSVESTVSVIGMELPSKQRVGKILGDSDADIAEIIRSLQEDAKVI is encoded by the coding sequence ATGAATATTCTTGTATTTGTATCAAGAGTACCCGATACAGCGACCAAAATTTTTGTTGGTGTTGACGGTAAAAACATTGATAGCAAAGGTGTTAAGTACATTCTAAATCCTTATGATGAATTTGCACTTGAAGAAGGACTAAGACTTAGAGAAAAAAATGGCGGTACAGTTACAGCAGTTACAGTAGGTTCCGCTGAATCAAGTGAAATCCTGAGAACAGCACTTGCAATGGGCGCTGATAATGCGGTATTTATTAAAGGTGAAAATCTGGATTCATATCAGACTGCTTTCAATCTTGCAGAATATGCAAAAACAGTATCTTATGATATAATATTTGCAGGTCGCCAAAGTGTTGATTTTGATTCATTCCAAGTTCCTTCTATGGTTGCAGGTCTGCTTGATATTCCTTCGATTTCAGTTGTCTCAAAGCTTGAAGTTATTGGAAATGAAGTAAAAGCGGAGCGTGATATAGAAGGCGGTAAAGAAGCAGTTGAAGCTACATTGCCATGCCTGATAAGTTGCCAGAAAGGACTTAATGAACCACGCTATCCAAAATTGCCCGATATTATGAAAGCTAAAAAGAAACCTATTGATGAAATTGATGCCAAATCGGTTGAATCTACTGTTTCTGTTATAGGTATGGAACTTCCAAGCAAACAAAGAGTCGGTAAAATTTTAGGAGATTCAGATGCCGATATTGCCGAAATTATTCGCAGTCTCCAAGAAGATGCTAAAGTAATATAA